In Rosa chinensis cultivar Old Blush chromosome 1, RchiOBHm-V2, whole genome shotgun sequence, a genomic segment contains:
- the LOC112182990 gene encoding zinc finger CCCH domain-containing protein 29 — protein MCKGSKSRVISSNFIMENEFQNQNGGSLYKSSVLVELSASDNLDAFRSEVEEKGFHVDEASFWYGRGIGSKKMGFEERTPLMIAAMFGSTKVLKYIIDSGKVDVNRSCGSDRVTALHCATAGGSSSSLEVVKLLLDASADADCVTANGNKPVDLIAPALKSPCNSRRKAMEMLLKGDMSLLGSDIDDQEVPSLQLLKEGSEKKEYPIDIALPDINNGIYGSDEFRMYTFKVKPCSRAYSHDWTECPFVHPGENARRRDPRKYPYSCVPCPEFRKGSCQKGDVCEYAHGVFESWLHPAQYRTRLCKDETGCTRKVCFFAHKPEELRPVYVSTGSAMPSPRSMSASAGDMTTMSPLALGSPSLSMPTASTPPMSPIAASSPKNGGLWQNKVNLTPPALQLPGSRLKSASSARDLDLEMEFLGRDNHANQQQQQQQQHMWDEMSRLSSPSCYNNSRIGELKPTNLDDLFGSFDPSFLSQLQALSTQTQLQSSPGLQSRQNMNQLRSSYPSNLSSSPVRKPSSFGLDSPAALAAAVMNSRSAAFAKRSHSFIDRGAVTHHPGFTSAANSNTMMSSSDWNSPSGKLDWGIQGDDLNKLRKSASFGFRSNNAGTPNNMMPSALDEPDVSWVNSLVKDVSSERSEMFGTERQNYRQLNKGVHEMLPSWAEQMYIEQEQRA, from the coding sequence ATGTGCAAGGGTTCTAAGAGTAGAGTTATCTCCTCAAATTTCATCATGGAAAATGAATTTCAGAATCAGAACGGTGGCAGCCTGTATAAGTCTTCGGTTTTGGTTGAGTTGTCTGCCTCGGACAATCTCGATGCTTTCAGGAGTGAAGTAGAAGAGAAAGGTTTCCATGTTGATGAGGCCAGCTTTTGGTATGGAAGAGGAATTGGGTCAAAGAAGATGGGGTTCGAAGAGAGGACACCGCTTATGATCGCTGCCATGTTTGGTAGCACCAAGGTTTTGAAGTATATAATTGACTCTGGCAAGGTTGATGTCAATAGGTCCTGTGGTTCTGATAGGGTTACTGCCCTTCACTGTGCCACTGCTGGCGGTTCCTCTTCTTCGCTTGAGGTTGTCAAGCTCTTGCTTGATGCATCTGCTGATGCTGATTGTGTCACCGCTAATGGAAACAAGCCTGTTGACTTGATTGCCCCCGCTTTGAAGTCTCCTTGCAACTCAAGAAGAAAGGCCATGGAGATGTTGTTGAAAGGCGATATGTCACTTTTGGGAAGTGATATTGATGATCAAGAGGTTCCAAGCCTTCAGTTGCTGAAAGAGGGAAGCGAGAAGAAAGAATATCCTATTGATATTGCATTGCCAGATATCAACAATGGGATTTATGGTTCAGATGAGTTCAGAATGTACACTTTCAAGGTGAAGCCGTGCTCCAGGGCCTACTCTCATGACTGGACCGAGTGCCCTTTTGTTCACCCCGGTGAGAATGCAAGGAGGAGAGACCCAAGGAAGTATCCATACAGCTGTGTCCCCTGCCCTGAGTTCCGCAAAGGCTCATGCCAGAAGGGAGATGTCTGTGAATATGCTCATGGTGTTTTCGAGTCCTGGCTTCATCCTGCTCAATACCGCACTCGCCTTTGCAAGGACGAAACTGGATGCACAAGGAAGGTGTGCTTCTTTGCTCACAAACCTGAAGAGTTGCGCCCAGTGTATGTTTCCACGGGTTCAGCCATGCCTTCACCTAGGTCTATGTCAGCCAGCGCTGGAGATATGACAACCATGAGCCCATTAGCTCTTGGTTCACCATCTCTGTCTATGCCTACCGCATCAACACCACCCATGTCTCCAATTGCAGCCTCTTCTCCTAAGAATGGAGGTCTGTGGCAGAACAAGGTTAACCTCACCCCACCTGCCTTGCAGCTTCCAGGTAGCAGGCTAAAGAGTGCCTCAAGCGCTCGTGATTTGGACTTGGAGATGGAATTTCTAGGGCGTGATAATCACGCTAACCAACAAcagcagcaacagcaacagcATATGTGGGATGAGATGTCTCGTCTCTCCTCTCCATCCTGCTATAATAACAGCAGGATTGGAGAATTGAAGCCAACTAACCTTGACGACCTTTTTGGATCATTTGATCCTTCTTTTTTGTCCCAATTGCAGGCACTCTCAACACAAACCCAGTTACAATCTTCACCTGGGCTTCAGAGTCGCCAAAACATGAACCAACTCCGTTCAAGTTACCCATCCAACTTGTCATCGTCTCCTGTGAGGAAGCCCTCGTCATTCGGGCTTGACTCACCTGCAGCATTGGCAGCAGCAGTTATGAATTCAAGGTCTGCAGCCTTTGCAAAGCGGAGCCATAGTTTCATTGACCGTGGAGCAGTAACCCATCATCCAGGGTTTACATCGGCTGCTAACTCAAACACCATGATGTCGTCTTCGGATTGGAACTCCCCAAGTGGGAAATTGGATTGGGGAATTCAAGGAGATGATCTGAACAAGCTGAGGAAGTCTGCTTCTTTTGGGTTCAGAAGCAACAATGCTGGAACGCCAAACAACATGATGCCATCAGCTCTTGACGAGCCAGATGTGTCTTGGGTCAATTCTCTGGTGAAAGATGTTTCTTCTGAGAGGTCCGAGATGTTTGGTACAGAGAGGCAGAACTATCGTCAGTTGAACAAGGGGGTTCATGAAATGCTTCCGTCATGGGCGGAGCAGATGTATATAGAACAGGAGCAGAGGGCATAA
- the LOC112182996 gene encoding N-(5'-phosphoribosyl)anthranilate isomerase 1, chloroplastic has product MLAGLVTGSYFQPGVVKIGGQRQIPGLKQDLLCLSSAKVSRIACRVVKEDDASYKHEELRKKRPLVKMCGITSARDAAMAAEAGADFIGMIIWPNSKRSVSLPVAKEISRAAREYGAQPVGVFVDDDADTILRASDAADLEFVQLHGDGSRAAFPALVQKNRIIYVLHANEDGTLLNQISTEECSLVDWVLVDSAKGGSGKGFNWTQFKLPSIRSKHGWLLAGGIKPENASEALSTLKPQGIDVSSGICGPDGIQKDPLRISSFMSAVHTVIY; this is encoded by the exons ATGCTCGCAG gATTAGTTACTGGAAGCTACTTTCAGCCTGGAGTCGTCAAAATTGGTGGCCAAAGGCAAATTCCTG GTTTGAAGCAGGACTTATTGTGCTTGTCAAGTGCCAAGGTGTCTAGAATTGCATGCAGAGTTGTCAAGGAGGATGATGCCTCCTATAAGCATGAGGAGCTTAGAAAGAAACGGCCTTTGGTTAAGATGTGTGGCATTACATCTGCAAGAGATGCAGCAATGGCAGCAGAAGCTGGTGCCGATTTTATTGGGATGATCATTTGGCCCAACTCTAAACGCTCAGTTTCACTTCCGGTTGCCAAGGAGATTTCGAGAGCTGCAAGGGAGTATGGGGCACAGCCTGTTGGGGTGTTTGTGGATGACGATGCGGACACAATACTAAGAGCCTCTGATGCAGCAGACCTTGAATTTGTTCAG CTTCATGGAGATGGTTCCCGTGCTGCTTTTCCGGCATTAGTCCAAAAGAACCGTATAATATATGTTCTTCATGCTAATGAAGATGGAACACTCTTGAATCAAATTTCTACTGAAGAGTGTTCTCTAGTTGATTGGGTTCTTGTGGATAGTGCAAAGGGTGGCAG TGGCAAAGGATTCAATTGGACACAGTTTAAGCTACCAAGTATTAGAAGCAAGCATGGTTGGCTTTTGGCAGGAGGGATAAAACCAGAGAATGCTTCTGAGGCTCTTTCTACCCTCAAACCCCAAGGAATTGATGTTAGTAGTGGCATTTGTGGCCCAGATGGCATCCAGAAAGATCCGTTGCGAATATCTTCATTCATGAGTGCAGTACATACAGTAATCTATTGA
- the LOC112182995 gene encoding omega-3 fatty acid desaturase, chloroplastic, whose translation MASWVISECGLKPLPRIYPQTRNGLASKPIRPLLLSKSKNLGSALRLSNGFRGQSWALNVSAPLNVVTLGEDSVNGVDQDGGEFDPGAAPPFNLGDIRAAIPKHCWVKNPWKSMSYVVRDVAVVFGLAAVAAYFNNWAVWPLYWFAQSTMFWALFVLGHDCGHGSFSNNPKLNSVVGHLLHSSILVPYHGWRISHRTHHQNHGHVENDESWHPLTEKTFKSLDKVTQILRFALPFPMLAYPFYLWSRSPGKKGSHYNPNSDLFLPNERKDIITSTTCWTAMVAVLVGLSFIMGPIQMLKLYGVPYWGFVIWLDLVTYLHHHGHEDKLPWYRGKEWSYLRGGLTTLDRDYGLINNIHHDIGTHVIHHLFPQIPHYNLVEATEAAKPVLGKYYREPKKSGPLPFHLLGVLVKSFKKDHYVSDTGDVVYYQIDEKLSGS comes from the exons atggCGAGTTGGGTCATCTCAGAATGTGGCCTAAAGCCTCTCCCTAGAATCTACCCTCAAACCAGAAATGGCCTGGCCTCAAAACCCATTAGGCCATTGCTGCTCAGCAAAAGCAAGAATCTTGGTTCTGCTTTGAGGCTCTCAAATGGGTTTAGAGGGCAGAGTTGGGCACTCAATGTTAGTGCTCCACTGAATGTGGTAACTCTTGGAGAAGATAGTGTAAATGGGGTTGATCAAGATGGTGGGGAGTTCGACCCTGGTGCAGCTCCTCCGTTTAATTTGGGTGATATTCGGGCAGCAATTCCGAAGCATTGTTGGGTTAAGAATCCTTGGAAGTCTATGAGTTATGTTGTGAGGGATGTGGCTGTGGTTTTTGGCTTGGCGGCTGTGGCGGCTTACTTTAACAATTGGGCTGTTTGGCCTCTTTACTGGTTTGCTCAGAGCACCATGTTCTGGGCTCTCTTTGTTCTTGGCCATGATTG tGGTCATGGAAGTTTCTCTAACAACCCAAAGCTAAATAGTGTGGTGGGTCATCTTCTTCATTCCTCAATCCTTGTCCCATACCATGGATG GAGAATAAGTCATAGAACTCATCATCAGAACCATGGTCATGTCGAAAATGATGAGTCTTGGCATCCG TTAACTGAGAAAACTTTCAAAAGTTTGGATAAGGTTACTCAGATATTGAGGTTTGCCTTGCCTTTCCCTATGCTCGCTTACCCCTTTTATCTG TGGAGTAGAAGTCCAGGAAAGAAAGGTTCTCATTATAATCCGAACAGCGATTTGTTTCTTCCAAATGAAAGGAAAGATATTATTACCTCCACTACCTGTTGGACTGCAATGGTTGCCGTGCTTGTTGGTCTGTCCTTTATAATGGGTCCAATCCAAATGCTTAAGCTTTATGGAGTTCCATACTGG GGGTTCGTCATATGGTTGGACTTGGTGACTTACTTGCATCACCATGGCCATGAGGACAAGCTTCCATGGTATCGTGGAAAG GAATGGAGTTATCTAAGAGGAGGGCTGACAACCCTTGATCGTGACTATGGACTGATCAATAACATCCATCATGATATTGGCACTCATGTCATACATCACCTATTCCCTCAAATCCCACACTACAACTTAGTGGAAGCA ACGGAGGCAGCCAAGCCTGTGCTTGGGAAGTACTACAGGGAGCCAAAGAAATCCGGGCCTCTCCCGTTCCATTTATTGGGAGTCCTTGTAAAAAGCTTCAAGAAGGATCACTATGTAAGTGATACTGGGGATGTTGTATATTATCAAATTGATGAGAAACTCTCCGGATCTTAG